A genomic stretch from Bordetella sp. N includes:
- the minD gene encoding septum site-determining protein MinD — MTRIVVVTSGKGGVGKTTTSASFSSGLAMRGHKTAVIDFDVGLRNLDLIMGCERRVVYDFVNVIQGEASLKQALIKDKQLDNLFVLPASQTRDKDALTQEGVGKVIDDLKDMGFDYVVCDSPAGIETGALMAAYFADDALVVTNPEVSSVRDSDRILGILAAKSRRAVQGDEPVKEYLLLTRYNPKRVSDGEMLSLRDIEDILRIKLIGVIPESEAVLQASNQGLPAIHLNTTDVSEAYKDVVARYLGEEKELRFTEYSKPGFLKRIFGGK, encoded by the coding sequence ATGACGCGTATAGTTGTGGTCACTTCCGGTAAGGGCGGGGTAGGCAAGACGACCACCAGCGCCAGCTTTTCCTCCGGGCTTGCCATGCGCGGGCACAAAACGGCGGTGATCGACTTCGACGTTGGCTTGCGTAACCTGGATCTGATCATGGGCTGCGAACGCCGTGTGGTCTATGACTTCGTCAATGTGATCCAGGGCGAAGCTTCGCTGAAGCAGGCCTTGATCAAGGACAAGCAGCTCGACAACCTCTTCGTTCTGCCCGCCTCGCAGACCCGCGACAAGGATGCATTGACGCAGGAAGGTGTAGGCAAGGTGATCGATGACCTGAAGGACATGGGTTTCGATTACGTCGTGTGCGATTCGCCCGCGGGCATCGAGACCGGTGCGTTGATGGCGGCGTATTTCGCTGACGATGCCTTGGTGGTGACCAATCCCGAAGTGTCGTCGGTGCGCGACTCCGATCGTATCCTCGGCATCCTGGCCGCCAAGTCGCGCCGTGCCGTGCAGGGGGATGAGCCGGTCAAGGAGTACCTGCTGCTGACCCGCTACAACCCCAAGCGTGTTTCCGATGGCGAAATGCTGTCGCTGCGCGATATTGAGGATATCCTCCGTATCAAGCTGATCGGCGTGATTCCCGAATCGGAAGCAGTGTTGCAGGCCTCCAACCAGGGCTTGCCTGCCATCCATTTGAATACCACCGATGTGTCCGAGGCTTACAAGGACGTCGTGGCACGTTACTTGGGCGAAGAAAAAGAGCTGCGCTTCACCGAATACAGCAAGCCGGGCTTCCTCAAGCGCATTTTCGGAGGAAAGTAA
- a CDS encoding cytochrome ubiquinol oxidase subunit I, which produces MILPPLLLGRVQFTVCLGFLAFFMALALALSWLLLFFKLKARASGNAGWTAAYRFWVRIFALAFVLTLAAAVPVLVQVGTIWSGLMDRIGNVAGPLLGFAVLSVFALKSCFLGVMLFGQRRVPEAVHTLSVFMVALGQLVAVFWVLALVSWMQTPDGAVAVDGRYQVFDWMAVLINPSLKLTLGINVLLAALTVAFMIMGITAWQALRRPLDDGERLGFRVALVVACLAIVALAPAGLKAANMIAHYQPAKAAAAAGFWNEGDSPDLLLFGWPDAESGSNLGSVAIPGAAERWLGRNVNGKLLALENYSGMQPPVALTFWSLRVMVYMCALMFVAAWATLLRLRTRGLDPALLSRGWLRALSALTFSGGLVLLSGWVLTLAGLQPYVVNGAVTQTEVLSAATGRGLMYGTLGYVLLYGLLLWAFVSMLFHAARYGVVPIRKFARAAA; this is translated from the coding sequence ATGATCCTTCCCCCTTTACTTCTGGGCCGGGTGCAATTCACGGTCTGCCTCGGTTTTCTGGCGTTTTTCATGGCGCTGGCCCTGGCCCTGTCCTGGCTCCTGCTGTTTTTCAAGCTCAAGGCCCGCGCCAGCGGCAATGCCGGCTGGACCGCCGCCTATCGGTTCTGGGTGCGTATTTTCGCCCTGGCTTTCGTGCTGACCCTGGCGGCGGCCGTGCCGGTGCTGGTGCAGGTGGGCACGATCTGGTCCGGCTTGATGGACCGGATCGGCAATGTGGCCGGGCCCCTGCTGGGTTTCGCGGTCTTGTCGGTATTCGCGCTCAAATCCTGTTTTCTTGGCGTCATGTTGTTCGGCCAGCGGCGCGTGCCGGAGGCCGTGCACACGCTGTCGGTCTTCATGGTCGCCCTGGGGCAACTGGTGGCGGTGTTCTGGGTGCTGGCGCTGGTGTCCTGGATGCAGACCCCGGACGGCGCCGTGGCGGTCGACGGGCGCTATCAGGTGTTCGACTGGATGGCGGTGCTGATCAACCCGTCGCTGAAGCTGACCCTGGGCATCAACGTGCTGCTGGCGGCCTTGACCGTCGCGTTCATGATCATGGGCATTACCGCCTGGCAAGCCTTGCGGCGCCCGCTGGACGATGGCGAGCGCCTGGGTTTCCGCGTGGCGCTGGTGGTCGCCTGCCTGGCCATCGTGGCCCTGGCGCCGGCCGGCCTGAAGGCGGCCAATATGATCGCCCATTACCAGCCGGCCAAGGCTGCCGCGGCCGCCGGCTTCTGGAATGAAGGCGACAGCCCCGACCTGCTGCTGTTCGGCTGGCCCGATGCCGAGTCCGGCAGCAACCTGGGCAGTGTGGCGATACCCGGGGCGGCCGAGCGCTGGCTGGGCCGCAACGTCAACGGCAAGCTGCTGGCCCTGGAAAATTATTCCGGCATGCAGCCGCCGGTGGCGCTCACGTTCTGGTCGTTGCGCGTGATGGTGTACATGTGCGCGCTGATGTTCGTGGCGGCCTGGGCCACCTTGCTGCGCCTGCGCACGCGGGGGCTGGATCCCGCGTTGCTGTCGCGCGGCTGGCTGCGCGCCCTTAGCGCCCTGACGTTCTCCGGTGGCCTGGTGCTGCTGTCCGGATGGGTGTTGACGCTTGCCGGGCTGCAACCCTATGTGGTCAATGGCGCGGTGACGCAGACCGAGGTGCTGAGCGCCGCCACCGGCCGCGGCCTGATGTACGGGACCCTGGGCTACGTGCTGCTGTACGGCCTGCTGCTGTGGGCCTTCGTCAGCATGCTGTTCCACGCCGCGCGGTATGGCGTGGTGCCGATACGCAAATTCGCCAGGGCTGCCGCATGA
- a CDS encoding cytochrome d ubiquinol oxidase subunit II, with the protein MIAAFTSLAASLGLNPQDPSFWMPLAFMAMLFVLIVAGTVLDGFDLGVGMLLQLAPASERGRMMTLLSPWRDANEFWLLLGVGLFAAAFPFAWGVVLGQLYTPLTLMLLGAVLRSVSFEFRFRARNEHKARWLFAFWAGSLMTAFGQGMVLGRIATNYQSLPGYTFFSLFVGLCAVAGYVLLGSTWLVMRVEGDLQRRAVNWARHAIRWTAAGMVAIAVTLGLANAGIFYKWSNLAHLGPAVTTWGAMLLGFVLTEMVLARLPTRAERFSWVPFVLCVCLFLLMMGGLAYSLFPYLILDDMTIWDGAAAPGSLRLVLAGAVVAIPLILVFNILSYRSVFGKEKPPKLGLPTGDR; encoded by the coding sequence ATGATCGCCGCTTTTACTTCGCTTGCTGCGTCGCTGGGGCTCAACCCCCAGGACCCGAGCTTCTGGATGCCGCTGGCCTTCATGGCCATGCTGTTCGTCCTGATCGTGGCCGGCACAGTGCTCGATGGCTTCGACCTGGGTGTCGGCATGCTGCTGCAATTGGCCCCGGCGTCGGAACGCGGCCGCATGATGACCTTGCTGAGCCCCTGGCGCGACGCCAACGAGTTCTGGCTGTTGCTGGGCGTGGGACTGTTCGCGGCGGCCTTTCCCTTTGCCTGGGGCGTGGTGCTGGGGCAGCTCTATACCCCCCTGACCCTCATGCTGTTGGGCGCGGTGCTGCGCAGCGTCTCGTTCGAGTTCCGCTTTCGCGCCCGCAATGAGCACAAGGCCCGCTGGCTGTTCGCCTTCTGGGCCGGTTCGCTGATGACGGCCTTCGGCCAGGGCATGGTGTTGGGACGTATCGCCACCAATTACCAGAGCTTGCCGGGCTACACCTTCTTTTCCCTGTTCGTCGGGCTGTGCGCCGTGGCGGGCTACGTGCTGTTGGGGTCGACCTGGCTGGTGATGCGGGTCGAAGGGGACCTGCAGCGGCGCGCCGTGAACTGGGCGCGCCATGCCATCCGCTGGACCGCCGCGGGCATGGTCGCCATCGCCGTCACCCTGGGCCTGGCCAATGCCGGCATCTTCTATAAATGGAGCAACCTGGCGCACCTGGGGCCCGCGGTCACGACATGGGGCGCCATGCTGCTGGGCTTCGTCCTGACGGAGATGGTCCTGGCGCGCCTGCCGACGCGGGCGGAGCGTTTCAGCTGGGTGCCCTTCGTGCTGTGCGTCTGCCTGTTCCTGCTGATGATGGGCGGCCTGGCCTACAGCCTGTTCCCGTATCTGATCCTCGACGACATGACGATCTGGGACGGCGCCGCGGCGCCGGGGTCCTTGCGGCTGGTGCTCGCGGGCGCCGTGGTGGCGATTCCGCTGATCCTGGTCTTCAACATCCTGTCCTACCGGTCGGTGTTCGGCAAGGAAAAGCCGCCGAAGCTGGGCTTGCCCACCGGCGACCGGTAA
- the minC gene encoding septum site-determining protein MinC produces MNSATLALDFKSATLYAVRVVLHNADLEQLTAALDKRMADAGSFFENEPVVIDASRVEGPVDWSALLDALRKHKLPPIGVVAEGDNLRAALAAGLAAVELSTPPARAPQQADAGGAPPPMPTQPAADLVAAPEPTATAAEAETAAKAISGTGTPMSSQPAADREVVDGKADAAATAAAGKDETARNGSTGGTGGNGQNQRNGKKDNGNGGLPAAPARQPIPERAARSTTSSTAPTAADPQSSSALVITRPLRSGQRVYARHSDLVVIGMVSQGAEVIADGNVHVYGPLRGKAMAGARGDTTARIFTTHLDAELLAVAGVYRVVEDKLDASLHGKPALVRLEGDTLRLEALKS; encoded by the coding sequence ATGAATAGCGCAACCCTAGCCCTAGACTTCAAGAGCGCCACGCTGTATGCCGTGCGCGTCGTCCTGCACAACGCCGACCTGGAACAATTGACCGCCGCGCTGGACAAGCGCATGGCCGATGCCGGGAGCTTTTTCGAGAATGAACCGGTCGTCATCGACGCCAGCCGGGTGGAAGGTCCTGTGGACTGGTCCGCCCTGCTGGACGCTTTACGCAAGCACAAACTGCCCCCCATCGGCGTCGTAGCCGAAGGCGACAACCTGCGCGCCGCGCTGGCCGCCGGCCTGGCCGCCGTCGAACTATCGACCCCGCCGGCCCGCGCGCCGCAGCAGGCCGACGCCGGTGGCGCGCCACCGCCCATGCCCACGCAACCCGCCGCCGATCTGGTGGCCGCGCCCGAACCTACCGCCACGGCGGCCGAAGCCGAGACCGCCGCCAAGGCGATCAGCGGCACCGGTACCCCGATGTCCAGCCAGCCTGCCGCCGACCGCGAGGTTGTGGACGGCAAGGCCGACGCCGCCGCTACGGCTGCAGCCGGCAAGGATGAGACCGCCAGGAACGGCAGTACTGGCGGTACAGGCGGTAATGGCCAGAACCAGCGCAATGGCAAGAAGGACAACGGCAACGGCGGCCTGCCCGCCGCGCCGGCCCGCCAGCCCATACCGGAGCGCGCCGCGCGCAGCACCACTTCATCCACCGCGCCAACCGCGGCCGATCCGCAGTCCTCGTCGGCGCTGGTCATCACGCGGCCGCTGCGCTCGGGTCAGCGCGTCTACGCGCGCCATTCTGACCTGGTCGTGATCGGCATGGTCAGCCAGGGCGCCGAGGTCATCGCCGACGGCAACGTACACGTCTACGGTCCTCTGCGCGGCAAGGCCATGGCGGGCGCCCGCGGCGACACCACCGCGCGCATCTTCACGACACATCTGGATGCGGAGCTGCTGGCCGTCGCCGGGGTTTATCGCGTCGTCGAGGACAAGCTGGACGCATCGCTGCATGGCAAGCCGGCACTGGTACGCCTGGAAGGCGACACCTTGCGGCTGGAAGCGCTGAAATCCTGA
- a CDS encoding glutamine--tRNA ligase/YqeY domain fusion protein, which translates to MTTAPTTPAAPNFLRHIIEADLKADRFQAKRWAGVPGPASVQAGGQPDPARIRTRFPPEPNGYLHIGHAKSICLNFGLARDYGGTCHLRFDDTNPEKEDQEYVDAIIDAVRWLGFDWKASDGAEQLFFASDYFDYMYDFAQALIGAGHAYVDQQSAEEIRANRGTLTERGTNSPWRDRPAQESLDLLAEMRDGKHPDGSLVLRARIDMGSPNINLRDPVLYRVRHATHHRTGNKWCIYPMYSWAHPVEDALEGITHSICTLEFEDQRPFYDWTLTRLAELGKLAQPLPHQYEFARLNISYIVTSKRKLLQLVREGYVDGWDDPRMPTLFGMRRRGYPASAIRLFCDRTGVSKSDSRIDYSLLEAAVRDELDPVAPRSVAVLQPLKLIITNFPEGQVETCTAPRNPHDPSQGLREFPLTRELWIEQDDFREEPPKKYFRLFPGNLVRLKYGYVVRCTGCVKDADGNVVEVHAEYLPDTRSGTPGADSVKVKGNITWISAAHAVSAQIHLYDRLFADPHPDAGDKDFLAALNPESRRTVQGWIEPNTDLTSGATWQFERLGYFVADSLTSTPTAPVLNRVVTLKDSWGQG; encoded by the coding sequence ATGACGACCGCCCCGACGACTCCCGCCGCTCCGAATTTCCTGCGCCACATCATTGAAGCCGACCTCAAGGCCGACCGGTTCCAGGCCAAGCGCTGGGCGGGCGTGCCCGGCCCGGCCAGCGTGCAGGCGGGCGGCCAGCCCGACCCGGCGCGCATCCGCACCCGTTTCCCGCCCGAACCGAACGGCTATCTGCACATTGGCCATGCCAAGAGCATCTGCCTGAATTTCGGCCTGGCGCGTGACTACGGCGGCACCTGCCACCTGCGCTTCGACGACACCAACCCGGAAAAAGAAGACCAGGAGTACGTCGACGCCATTATCGACGCGGTGCGGTGGCTGGGCTTCGACTGGAAAGCCAGCGATGGCGCGGAACAGCTGTTTTTCGCCAGCGACTACTTCGACTACATGTACGACTTCGCGCAAGCCCTGATCGGGGCGGGCCATGCATACGTCGACCAGCAGAGCGCCGAGGAAATCCGCGCCAACCGCGGCACCCTGACCGAACGCGGCACCAATTCGCCCTGGCGCGACCGGCCCGCGCAGGAATCGCTGGACCTGCTGGCGGAAATGCGTGACGGCAAGCATCCGGACGGCAGCCTGGTGCTGCGCGCGCGCATCGACATGGGCTCGCCCAACATCAATCTGCGCGACCCCGTCCTGTATCGCGTGCGCCATGCCACCCATCATCGGACCGGCAACAAGTGGTGCATCTATCCCATGTACAGCTGGGCCCATCCGGTGGAAGACGCGCTGGAAGGCATAACCCACAGCATCTGCACCCTGGAATTCGAGGACCAGCGTCCTTTCTACGACTGGACGCTGACCCGCCTGGCCGAACTGGGCAAGCTGGCCCAGCCGCTGCCGCATCAATATGAATTTGCCCGCCTGAATATCAGCTACATCGTCACCAGCAAGCGCAAGCTGCTGCAACTGGTGCGCGAAGGCTATGTGGATGGCTGGGACGATCCGCGCATGCCCACCCTGTTCGGCATGCGCCGGCGCGGGTATCCGGCATCGGCGATCCGCCTGTTCTGCGATCGCACCGGCGTGTCGAAATCCGATTCGCGCATCGACTACAGCCTGCTGGAAGCCGCGGTGCGCGACGAGCTCGACCCCGTGGCGCCGCGCTCGGTCGCCGTGCTGCAGCCGCTCAAGCTGATCATCACCAACTTCCCGGAAGGCCAGGTCGAGACCTGCACCGCGCCGCGCAACCCGCACGATCCGTCGCAAGGACTGCGCGAGTTCCCGCTGACGCGTGAACTGTGGATCGAGCAGGACGATTTCCGCGAAGAGCCGCCGAAGAAATACTTCCGCCTGTTCCCCGGCAATCTGGTGCGCTTGAAGTACGGGTATGTGGTGCGCTGCACCGGCTGCGTCAAGGACGCCGACGGCAACGTCGTGGAAGTCCACGCCGAGTACCTGCCCGACACGCGCAGCGGCACCCCGGGCGCGGACAGCGTCAAGGTCAAGGGCAACATCACCTGGATCAGCGCGGCGCATGCCGTCAGCGCGCAGATCCATCTGTATGACCGCCTGTTCGCCGATCCCCATCCGGATGCGGGCGACAAGGATTTCCTGGCCGCGCTCAACCCTGAATCACGCCGCACCGTGCAAGGCTGGATCGAGCCGAATACCGACCTGACCTCGGGCGCCACATGGCAGTTCGAGCGCCTGGGCTATTTCGTGGCGGACAGCCTTACCTCCACCCCGACGGCACCCGTGCTCAACCGGGTGGTGACGTTGAAAGACTCCTGGGGCCAGGGCTGA